A single region of the Arthrobacter sp. V1I7 genome encodes:
- a CDS encoding cupin: MSVNFVTAMAIKSFDVPDKKRCPDDNAEFDLVTVDDYSVARLILGPGWRWSECMKPFEQTEQCQHHHLGFCLSGAMDVETTEGLRSRIQANDTYAIPPGHDEWVVGSASFVAVEFLGAASFGRRGSRGVHARI; the protein is encoded by the coding sequence ATGTCCGTAAATTTCGTCACAGCTATGGCTATCAAGTCCTTCGATGTTCCCGACAAGAAACGGTGTCCGGACGACAATGCCGAATTCGATCTCGTCACTGTGGACGACTACTCCGTGGCACGCCTCATCCTGGGCCCGGGCTGGCGGTGGTCTGAGTGCATGAAGCCGTTCGAGCAGACCGAGCAGTGCCAGCACCACCATCTCGGATTCTGTCTTTCCGGGGCGATGGACGTGGAAACCACGGAGGGCCTGCGTTCCAGGATCCAGGCCAACGACACATACGCGATCCCGCCGGGCCATGACGAGTGGGTGGTGGGGTCCGCCTCGTTCGTGGCCGTGGAATTCCTGGGTGCGGCCTCGTTCGGACGGCGCGGCAGCCGCGGCGTGCACGCGAGGATCTGA
- a CDS encoding acVLRF1 family peptidyl-tRNA hydrolase encodes MTGWPGWVERFAVSHGAVAEEELDGGLQLRAADGAVALLQAPWPVDGRPGRGGDAVSRLATLAGQPRRIGAVLVRRGGYSVAAVSGGAVLAAKTGTRHVQSRTAAGGWSQQRFARRRANQADALVEAVAEHAARIFADQGIEYLAPGGDQTLAELVLAEPVLKPYAALARLPFLDVPDPRAAVLKKAAADLCAVRIRVTDPPS; translated from the coding sequence GTGACAGGTTGGCCCGGCTGGGTGGAGCGCTTCGCCGTGAGCCACGGCGCGGTGGCCGAAGAGGAGCTCGACGGCGGACTGCAGCTGCGCGCCGCCGACGGAGCGGTCGCACTGCTCCAGGCGCCGTGGCCGGTGGACGGACGGCCCGGGCGCGGCGGCGACGCGGTGTCCCGGCTGGCCACCCTCGCCGGGCAGCCGCGGCGTATCGGCGCCGTGCTGGTCCGCCGGGGCGGCTACTCGGTGGCGGCGGTCAGCGGCGGTGCAGTGCTCGCCGCGAAGACCGGGACACGGCACGTCCAGTCCCGCACGGCGGCCGGCGGCTGGTCGCAGCAGCGCTTCGCCCGGCGTCGGGCCAACCAGGCCGATGCACTCGTCGAGGCCGTCGCCGAGCATGCCGCACGGATCTTCGCGGATCAGGGGATCGAGTACCTCGCCCCCGGCGGCGACCAGACCCTGGCGGAACTGGTCCTCGCCGAGCCGGTGCTGAAGCCGTACGCCGCCCTGGCGAGGCTGCCGTTCCTGGATGTCCCGGACCCCCGCGCCGCGGTGCTGAAGAAGGCCGCCGCGGACCTGTGCGCGGTGCGGATCCGGGTGACCGACCCGCCGTCGTAA
- the alaS gene encoding alanine--tRNA ligase, whose protein sequence is MKSQEITKRWIDFFVSKGHTPVPSASLVSSDPSLLFTVAGMVPFIPYLTAREEAPYQRATSVQKCIRTGDIEEVGKTARHGTFFQMCGNFSFGDYFKEDAIKFAWELLTASVDDGGYGLPPELLWATVYEEDDEAEQLWLKNTGMPAERIQRMGKADNYWSTGQPGPAGPCSEIYFDRGPAYGVEGGPIADENRYVEIWNLVFMQYQIDNVRSKVDFDIVGELPKKNIDTGLGMERLAMILQGVENMYETDQVRPVIDRAAALSGREYTSAESADDPHHTDDVRMRVVADHIRSALMLIADGVTPSNEGRGYVLRRLIRRAVRSMRLLGVEKACLPKLLPASRDAMKGVYPVVETDFERISRIAYAEEKAFLRTIASGTARLEDAVQESRTAGRPLSGADAFALHDTYGFPIDLTLEMAEEAGLKVDEPEFRKLMLEQRQRAQADAKGKKGSHADLSAFQELLSAGETVFTGYTELSGESKVRGILSGGRKVSQAATGDEIELVLAETPFYAEAGGQAADTGLITGDGFVVEVLDVQRPIKGLSVHKAIVREGEIGAESLVQAAVDRERRHAAEQAHTGTHIVHAALHQILGPEALQRGSFNKAGYLRFDFAWGEGLSAATRSEVEEVSNLAIRNNYRVETKVMGLAEAKALGAMALFGENYGNEVRVVEINGAWSRELCGGTHVENTSRIGSLSLLGEQSVGSGNRRVEAFVGMDAFRHLAAERALVTELTEMLKVPSGLLADRIATTLTKLKTAEKELERLRKEQLTAAAAQLVGTAKDAAGVKVIAHDAGQVSGADDLRGLALDLRTRLGSEPAAVAVAGVSNERPVILIATNEAARAAGVKAGALVRLAAGILGGGGGGKDDVAQGGGTDAAKVGAALAAVVDSITRR, encoded by the coding sequence ATGAAGTCGCAGGAGATCACCAAGCGCTGGATCGACTTTTTTGTCAGCAAAGGGCACACGCCGGTCCCCTCCGCCTCCCTGGTTTCCAGCGACCCCTCCCTGCTGTTCACCGTGGCCGGCATGGTGCCGTTCATCCCGTACCTGACCGCGCGGGAAGAAGCCCCCTACCAGCGGGCCACCAGCGTGCAGAAGTGCATCCGTACCGGCGACATCGAGGAAGTCGGCAAGACCGCCCGCCACGGAACTTTCTTCCAGATGTGCGGCAACTTCTCCTTCGGCGATTACTTCAAGGAAGACGCCATCAAGTTCGCCTGGGAACTGCTCACCGCCAGCGTTGACGACGGCGGCTACGGACTGCCGCCGGAACTCCTGTGGGCCACCGTCTACGAAGAGGACGACGAGGCCGAGCAACTCTGGCTCAAGAACACCGGCATGCCGGCCGAGCGGATCCAGCGGATGGGCAAGGCGGACAACTACTGGTCCACCGGCCAGCCCGGTCCCGCCGGCCCCTGCTCCGAGATCTACTTCGACCGCGGCCCCGCGTACGGCGTCGAAGGCGGTCCGATCGCGGACGAGAACCGTTACGTTGAAATCTGGAACCTCGTGTTCATGCAGTACCAGATCGACAACGTCCGCTCCAAGGTGGACTTCGACATCGTCGGCGAACTGCCCAAGAAGAACATTGACACCGGCCTCGGCATGGAGCGCCTCGCGATGATCCTGCAGGGCGTCGAGAACATGTACGAGACGGACCAGGTCCGCCCCGTGATCGACAGGGCCGCGGCGCTGTCCGGCCGGGAGTACACCTCCGCCGAATCCGCCGATGACCCGCACCACACCGACGACGTCCGGATGCGCGTCGTCGCCGACCACATCCGCTCGGCCCTGATGCTGATCGCCGACGGCGTCACCCCCTCCAACGAAGGCCGCGGCTACGTGCTGCGCCGCCTCATCCGCCGCGCCGTACGCTCCATGCGCCTGCTCGGCGTCGAAAAGGCCTGCCTGCCCAAGCTGCTGCCGGCCTCCCGGGACGCCATGAAGGGCGTCTACCCGGTCGTGGAGACGGACTTCGAGCGCATCAGCCGGATCGCCTATGCCGAAGAGAAGGCGTTCCTACGCACCATCGCCTCCGGCACGGCCCGGCTGGAGGACGCGGTCCAGGAGTCCAGGACGGCCGGCCGGCCGCTCTCCGGAGCGGACGCGTTCGCCCTGCACGACACCTACGGCTTCCCGATCGACCTCACCCTCGAAATGGCCGAGGAGGCCGGGCTGAAGGTCGACGAGCCGGAGTTCCGCAAGCTCATGCTGGAACAGCGCCAGCGCGCGCAGGCCGATGCCAAGGGCAAGAAGGGTTCCCACGCGGACCTCAGCGCCTTCCAGGAGCTGCTGTCGGCCGGCGAAACCGTGTTCACGGGCTACACCGAACTCAGCGGAGAATCCAAGGTCCGCGGCATCCTGTCCGGCGGCCGGAAGGTCTCCCAGGCCGCCACGGGCGATGAAATCGAACTGGTCCTCGCCGAGACCCCGTTCTACGCCGAGGCCGGCGGCCAGGCGGCCGACACCGGGCTCATCACCGGCGACGGCTTCGTCGTCGAGGTGCTGGATGTGCAGCGCCCGATCAAGGGCCTGAGCGTGCACAAGGCAATCGTCCGTGAAGGCGAAATCGGTGCCGAGTCGCTCGTCCAGGCGGCCGTGGACCGGGAACGCCGGCACGCCGCCGAGCAGGCCCACACCGGTACGCACATCGTGCATGCGGCCCTGCACCAGATTCTCGGCCCGGAGGCGCTGCAGCGCGGTTCCTTCAACAAGGCAGGCTACCTGCGCTTCGACTTCGCCTGGGGCGAGGGCCTCAGCGCAGCCACCCGGTCCGAGGTCGAGGAGGTTTCCAACCTCGCCATCCGCAACAACTACCGCGTCGAAACCAAGGTCATGGGCCTGGCCGAGGCGAAGGCACTCGGCGCCATGGCACTCTTCGGCGAGAACTACGGCAACGAAGTCCGCGTCGTGGAGATCAACGGCGCCTGGTCCCGGGAGCTCTGTGGCGGCACGCACGTCGAGAACACCTCGCGGATCGGCAGCCTGTCCCTGCTTGGGGAGCAGTCCGTCGGTTCAGGAAACCGCCGTGTCGAGGCCTTCGTGGGCATGGACGCCTTCCGGCACCTTGCCGCGGAACGCGCCCTCGTCACGGAGCTGACGGAAATGCTCAAGGTTCCGTCCGGACTGCTCGCGGACCGGATCGCCACCACGCTGACCAAGCTCAAGACGGCCGAGAAGGAACTGGAGCGCCTGCGCAAGGAACAGCTCACGGCTGCCGCCGCACAGCTCGTCGGAACCGCCAAGGACGCCGCCGGGGTCAAAGTCATCGCGCACGACGCCGGCCAGGTCAGCGGCGCGGATGATCTGCGCGGTCTGGCGCTGGACCTCCGGACCCGTCTCGGCTCCGAGCCCGCCGCCGTCGCGGTGGCCGGCGTCAGCAACGAGCGCCCGGTCATCCTCATCGCCACCAACGAAGCCGCCCGTGCGGCGGGGGTCAAGGCCGGCGCGCTGGTGCGGCTCGCCGCCGGAATCCTCGGCGGCGGCGGCGGCGGCAAGGACGACGTCGCCCAGGGTGGCGGCACGGACGCCGCCAAGGTCGGCGCGGCCCTGGCCGCCGTCGTGGACTCCATTACCCGGCGCTAA
- the aspS gene encoding aspartate--tRNA ligase — MLRTHDLGSLRSEHIGQTVTLAGWVGRRRDHGGVAFVDLRDASGVAQVVVREEEVFHGLRNEFVLQIIGTVSRRPEGNENAALATGEIEVLAEKVTILNTSDPLPFQIDEHVEVGEEARLKHRYLDLRRPGPARNLRLRSEANRVARELLHEDGFVEIETPTLTRSTPEGARDFVVPARLAPGSWYALPQSPQLFKQLLQVGGFEKYYQIARCYRDEDFRADRQPEFTQLDIEASFVEQDDIIRLGEAIVKALWKLIDVEIPTPIQRITYHDAMARYGSDKPDLRFGLELTELTEFFKDTNFGVFKAPYVGAVVMPGGASQARRALDAWQEWAKQRGAKGLAYVLFKEDGELAGPVAKNLTDTERAGLAEAVGATPGDCIFFAAGEKSAARALLGAARVEIGHRTGLINPKDWAFVWVVDAPMFEPAATAVASGDVAVGAGQWTAVHHAFTSPKPEFMDSFEKDPESALSYAYDIVCNGNEIGGGSIRIHERDVQERVFELMGLDKADAQTKFGFLLEGFKFGAPPHGGIAFGWDRVVALLAGVESIRDVIAFPKTGGGFDPLTQAPAPITAQQRKEAGVDFKPEARKAEPVATTAEDATK, encoded by the coding sequence GTGCTGCGCACACATGACCTCGGATCCCTTCGCTCCGAGCACATTGGACAAACCGTAACCCTGGCCGGCTGGGTCGGCCGGCGTCGTGACCACGGTGGTGTCGCATTCGTTGACCTGCGCGACGCTTCGGGCGTCGCCCAGGTCGTCGTCCGCGAGGAAGAGGTCTTCCACGGACTGCGCAACGAGTTCGTGCTGCAGATCATCGGCACCGTCTCCCGGCGCCCCGAGGGCAACGAGAACGCTGCGCTGGCCACCGGCGAGATCGAGGTGCTGGCCGAAAAGGTCACGATCCTCAACACCTCCGATCCGCTGCCGTTCCAGATCGATGAGCACGTTGAAGTGGGCGAGGAGGCACGCCTCAAGCACCGCTACCTGGACCTGCGCCGCCCCGGCCCCGCCCGCAACCTGCGCCTGCGCTCCGAAGCCAACCGAGTTGCCCGCGAACTGCTCCACGAGGACGGCTTCGTCGAAATCGAAACCCCCACGCTGACGCGTTCGACGCCGGAAGGCGCCCGCGACTTCGTCGTCCCGGCACGCCTGGCCCCCGGCTCCTGGTACGCGCTGCCGCAGTCCCCGCAGCTGTTCAAGCAGCTCCTGCAGGTCGGCGGCTTCGAGAAGTACTACCAGATCGCCCGCTGCTACCGCGATGAGGACTTCCGCGCGGACCGCCAGCCCGAATTCACCCAGCTCGACATCGAAGCCAGCTTCGTGGAGCAGGATGACATCATCCGCCTCGGCGAAGCCATTGTGAAGGCACTCTGGAAGCTGATCGACGTCGAGATTCCGACGCCGATCCAGCGCATCACCTACCACGACGCGATGGCCCGCTACGGTTCGGACAAGCCGGACCTGCGCTTCGGCCTGGAGCTCACCGAGCTCACCGAATTCTTCAAGGACACCAACTTCGGCGTCTTCAAGGCTCCCTACGTCGGGGCAGTCGTCATGCCTGGCGGCGCCTCGCAGGCCCGCCGGGCGCTCGACGCCTGGCAGGAATGGGCCAAGCAGCGCGGCGCCAAGGGCCTGGCGTACGTCCTCTTCAAGGAAGACGGCGAACTGGCCGGCCCCGTCGCGAAGAACCTCACCGACACCGAGCGCGCCGGCCTGGCGGAGGCCGTCGGCGCCACGCCGGGCGACTGCATCTTCTTCGCCGCCGGGGAGAAGTCCGCGGCCCGTGCCCTGCTGGGTGCCGCCCGCGTGGAGATCGGTCACCGCACCGGTTTGATCAACCCGAAGGACTGGGCGTTTGTCTGGGTCGTGGACGCCCCCATGTTCGAACCGGCCGCAACCGCCGTCGCTTCCGGCGACGTCGCCGTCGGAGCCGGCCAGTGGACCGCCGTGCACCACGCGTTCACCTCACCCAAGCCCGAGTTCATGGACAGCTTCGAGAAGGATCCCGAATCGGCGCTGTCCTACGCCTACGACATCGTCTGCAACGGAAACGAAATCGGCGGCGGCTCCATCCGTATCCACGAGCGCGACGTCCAGGAACGGGTCTTCGAGCTGATGGGACTGGACAAGGCAGATGCCCAGACCAAGTTCGGTTTCCTGCTCGAAGGCTTCAAGTTCGGCGCGCCCCCCCACGGCGGCATCGCCTTCGGCTGGGACCGCGTGGTCGCCCTGCTGGCCGGGGTTGAATCCATCCGCGACGTCATCGCCTTCCCGAAGACCGGCGGCGGCTTCGACCCGCTGACCCAGGCGCCGGCGCCGATCACGGCGCAGCAGCGCAAGGAAGCGGGCGTGGACTTCAAGCCGGAAGCCAGGAAGGCAGAGCCAGTGGCCACAACGGCCGAGGACGCCACCAAGTAG
- the ruvX gene encoding Holliday junction resolvase RuvX: MNEAAVPGDYPQGVKLGVDVGTVRVGVAVCDRDGILATPLRTLERNAKKNTDVRILAALADELHAVEIFVGLPRTMKGEEHASARMATDYATLLADALRNRGSEVPVRLVDERLSTVTAHRNLHEAGMSSRNHRKVVDQVAAAGILQHAIDMQKARGTEIGSRVYAETAPGPTGGGASAGPDVHTQSAENGRLQ; this comes from the coding sequence GTGAACGAAGCTGCTGTGCCCGGCGACTACCCCCAGGGCGTGAAGCTGGGGGTGGACGTCGGCACCGTCCGGGTGGGTGTGGCGGTCTGTGACCGCGACGGCATCCTGGCCACACCCCTGCGCACGCTGGAACGGAACGCGAAGAAGAATACCGACGTGCGGATCCTCGCGGCGCTGGCCGACGAGCTCCATGCCGTCGAGATCTTCGTGGGCCTTCCGCGGACGATGAAAGGCGAAGAACACGCTTCGGCGCGGATGGCCACGGACTACGCAACGCTGCTGGCGGATGCCCTCCGGAACCGCGGTTCCGAGGTCCCGGTACGGCTGGTCGACGAGCGGTTGAGCACGGTCACCGCACACCGCAACCTGCACGAAGCTGGCATGAGCAGCCGGAATCACCGTAAAGTAGTTGATCAGGTTGCGGCCGCAGGTATCCTGCAACATGCGATCGATATGCAAAAGGCCAGGGGAACGGAGATCGGAAGCCGCGTTTACGCGGAAACCGCTCCGGGGCCAACCGGGGGCGGCGCTTCTGCCGGCCCGGACGTACACACGCAATCTGCAGAAAACGGAAGGCTACAGTGA
- a CDS encoding DUF948 domain-containing protein, with translation MSGGDIAGLIAAGVFALLVLLLAVPILKLGGVFDEVRSSIRSISDGATPLLDEVTATVSTTNEQLKKVDGIANNVSDASANISALSSLVAATVGSPLIKVAAFSYGVRSALTARQKPTTGRRSR, from the coding sequence ATGTCTGGTGGCGATATTGCCGGCCTGATCGCGGCCGGAGTGTTTGCACTGCTGGTCCTGCTGCTCGCCGTGCCGATTCTGAAGCTCGGGGGAGTCTTCGACGAAGTGCGCTCTTCCATCCGCTCGATCAGCGACGGCGCCACCCCGCTTCTGGACGAAGTCACCGCCACCGTCTCCACGACAAACGAGCAGCTGAAAAAAGTCGACGGGATCGCGAACAACGTCTCGGACGCCTCGGCCAACATCTCCGCGCTGTCCTCCCTCGTGGCCGCCACCGTGGGTTCACCGCTGATCAAGGTTGCCGCGTTCAGCTACGGCGTGCGCTCCGCCCTCACCGCCCGCCAGAAGCCCACCACCGGCCGCCGCAGCCGCTAG
- a CDS encoding GNAT family N-acetyltransferase, with product MPGLEALMDAAWPAAEREESGGWILRAASGVTQRANSVWPREPGDDAHRQLAALRDARLWYRSHRLPLIFQIFEDPRSASLNAVLDAESFTRQSETLVLVREAGAESGLADAGVELATTPSAEWLRLWWSVDGRGDEAAMAVARGILEGCPALYALLRDDDGVPAAVGRLAVPPGGAGGRGGLYCLAARPDARRRGYSTRILQALMGAGADRGLGAYWLLVTAANTGARELYARSGFFEAGRYLYRQERPKRHLTGC from the coding sequence ATGCCCGGGCTTGAGGCGCTGATGGACGCCGCCTGGCCTGCCGCCGAGCGGGAGGAATCCGGCGGCTGGATCCTCCGGGCGGCCTCCGGCGTGACGCAGCGGGCCAACTCCGTCTGGCCCCGCGAACCCGGCGACGACGCGCACCGGCAGCTCGCGGCCCTCCGTGACGCTCGGCTCTGGTACCGGAGCCACCGCCTGCCGCTGATCTTCCAGATCTTCGAGGACCCGCGCTCGGCATCGCTCAACGCCGTCCTCGACGCGGAAAGCTTCACCCGGCAGTCCGAAACCCTCGTGCTGGTCCGGGAGGCCGGGGCGGAGTCCGGACTGGCGGATGCGGGCGTCGAGCTTGCAACGACGCCCTCTGCTGAGTGGCTGCGGCTCTGGTGGAGCGTCGACGGCCGCGGCGACGAGGCGGCGATGGCTGTCGCCCGGGGAATCCTCGAAGGCTGCCCCGCGCTATATGCGCTGCTCCGGGACGACGACGGCGTGCCCGCCGCCGTGGGACGGCTTGCTGTTCCTCCCGGCGGGGCAGGCGGCCGGGGCGGGCTGTATTGCCTGGCGGCCCGTCCGGACGCCCGTCGTCGGGGCTATTCCACCCGGATCCTGCAGGCGCTGATGGGCGCGGGGGCGGACCGCGGCCTGGGCGCTTACTGGCTGCTGGTGACGGCCGCCAACACCGGGGCGCGGGAGCTCTACGCCCGGTCAGGTTTCTTCGAGGCCGGCCGGTACCTCTACCGGCAGGAGCGGCCCAAGCGGCACCTGACCGGCTGCTGA
- a CDS encoding replication-associated recombination protein A, whose amino-acid sequence MDDLFGAGQDNAGGNDDDAEESGDGRPAGGGTSSPRSPLAVRMRPRTLDDVVGQQHLLGQGSPLRQLAAGTDATGPAGPSSLILWGPPGTGKTTLAHVIAKGPGRKFVELSAITAGVKDVRRVMEEALTARDLFKTTTVLFLDEIHRFNKAQQDALLPGVENRWVVLVAATTENPSFSVVSPLLSRSLLLTLKPLTDADVEGLLLRATTDVRGLNGKVELSAAALAHLVRLSGGDARRALTALEAAAGVAFGDADDTDAVVAGAAAGTAGPAPVAIELKHTERALDVASVRYDRAGDQHYDVASAFIKSIRGSDVDAALHYLARMLEAGEDPRFVARRIVISAAEDVGMADPTALQTAVAAAQAVQLIGMPEGRIILAEAVVHLATAPKSNAAYLGINQAIADVRAGLGNGIPAHLRDAHYPGSKQLGHGKGYKYAHDAPHSVAAQQYPPDDLVGRNYYEPTANGAERDISTRLERLRKIIRGQ is encoded by the coding sequence GTGGATGATCTCTTTGGTGCAGGGCAGGATAACGCCGGTGGAAACGACGACGACGCCGAAGAGTCCGGGGACGGCCGGCCTGCTGGCGGCGGCACCTCGTCGCCCCGCAGCCCGCTGGCCGTCCGGATGCGGCCACGGACGCTGGACGACGTGGTGGGCCAGCAACATCTTCTGGGCCAGGGGTCCCCGCTGCGCCAGCTCGCGGCCGGAACGGACGCGACCGGTCCCGCCGGCCCGAGCTCGCTGATCCTCTGGGGGCCTCCCGGCACCGGCAAAACCACGCTCGCCCATGTGATAGCCAAGGGTCCGGGCCGGAAGTTCGTGGAGCTCTCCGCGATCACCGCCGGCGTCAAGGACGTCCGTCGCGTCATGGAGGAGGCCCTGACTGCCCGCGACCTCTTCAAGACCACCACCGTGCTGTTCCTGGACGAGATCCACCGCTTCAACAAGGCCCAGCAGGACGCCCTGTTGCCCGGCGTCGAAAACCGTTGGGTGGTGCTGGTGGCTGCCACCACCGAAAACCCCTCCTTCTCCGTTGTCTCCCCGCTGCTCTCCCGATCCCTGCTGCTGACCCTGAAGCCGCTCACCGACGCGGATGTCGAAGGCCTGCTGCTGCGCGCCACGACGGATGTCCGGGGGCTTAACGGAAAGGTCGAACTCAGCGCCGCGGCCCTGGCGCACCTTGTCCGGCTTTCCGGCGGGGACGCCCGCCGGGCGCTGACAGCCCTTGAAGCGGCCGCCGGGGTCGCGTTTGGTGACGCGGACGATACTGACGCAGTCGTAGCCGGCGCAGCCGCCGGGACGGCCGGGCCCGCTCCGGTCGCGATCGAGCTCAAGCACACGGAGCGGGCCCTCGACGTCGCGTCGGTACGGTACGACCGGGCCGGAGACCAGCACTACGACGTCGCCAGTGCCTTCATCAAGTCCATCCGGGGCTCCGACGTCGACGCCGCCCTCCACTACCTCGCGCGGATGCTCGAGGCTGGGGAAGACCCGCGGTTCGTTGCCCGGCGGATCGTCATCTCCGCGGCCGAGGACGTCGGCATGGCCGATCCCACGGCGCTGCAGACCGCCGTCGCCGCCGCGCAGGCCGTGCAGCTGATCGGGATGCCCGAGGGCCGCATCATCCTGGCCGAGGCAGTGGTGCACCTGGCCACGGCGCCCAAGTCCAACGCCGCCTATCTCGGCATTAACCAGGCGATCGCTGACGTCCGGGCCGGGCTGGGCAACGGCATCCCCGCGCACCTGCGGGACGCCCATTACCCCGGCTCCAAGCAGCTGGGCCACGGGAAGGGCTACAAGTACGCCCATGACGCACCGCACTCGGTGGCGGCCCAGCAGTACCCGCCGGACGACCTGGTGGGCCGCAACTACTATGAACCGACCGCCAACGGCGCGGAGCGGGACATCTCCACCCGGCTGGAGCGGCTGCGGAAGATCATCCGCGGCCAGTAA
- the rpsD gene encoding 30S ribosomal protein S4, with translation MANNTRARRTARLSRALGIALTPKAAKYMERRPYGPGEHGRARKKQDSDYAVRLREKQRLRAQYGIREAQMTRAFEEARRTKGLTGENLIELLEMRLDALVLRAGFARTIAQARQLVVHRHILVDGIRVDRPSFRVAEGQLVHVHSRSETMVPLQVAAAGAHRDVLPMVPAYLDVKLDALQARLVRRPKRSEVPVTCEEQLVVEFYAR, from the coding sequence GTGGCTAACAACACTCGTGCTCGCCGTACCGCACGCCTTTCGCGTGCACTCGGCATCGCTCTGACCCCCAAGGCCGCCAAGTACATGGAGCGCCGCCCGTACGGCCCCGGTGAGCATGGCCGTGCCCGTAAGAAGCAGGACTCCGACTACGCCGTACGTCTGCGCGAAAAGCAGCGTCTGCGCGCCCAGTACGGCATCCGCGAAGCCCAGATGACCCGCGCCTTCGAAGAAGCCCGCCGCACCAAGGGCCTGACCGGTGAAAACCTGATCGAACTGCTCGAGATGCGTCTCGACGCCCTCGTGCTGCGTGCCGGCTTCGCCCGCACCATCGCCCAGGCCCGCCAGCTGGTTGTGCACCGCCACATCCTGGTTGACGGCATCCGCGTTGACCGCCCGTCCTTCCGCGTCGCCGAGGGCCAGCTGGTCCACGTCCACAGCCGCAGCGAGACCATGGTTCCGCTCCAGGTTGCAGCAGCCGGCGCCCACCGCGACGTCCTGCCGATGGTTCCGGCATACCTAGACGTCAAGCTTGACGCCCTGCAGGCACGCCTCGTGCGCCGCCCCAAGCGTTCCGAGGTCCCCGTGACCTGCGAAGAGCAGCTCGTCGTGGAATTCTACGCCCGCTAG